The Bradysia coprophila strain Holo2 chromosome IV unlocalized genomic scaffold, BU_Bcop_v1 contig_84, whole genome shotgun sequence genome window below encodes:
- the LOC119072955 gene encoding prolactin-releasing peptide receptor-like, translating to MNRNMVTESIIPLNNLTSSWENYTKSENFTGKLLNATLNLPSANDTLASKFIINNAFVQASFSVFYIAIFVVGITGNVLVCYVVFRNKAMHTVTNLFITNLALSDILLCFLAVPFTPLYTFLERWIFGNLLCHMVPFSQGVSVYISTLTLTSIAMDRFVVIIYPFRHRMKLSTCISLITSIWIISLMLTLPYGLYVSLNNYPESPELNYCEEDWPDEVTRKVYGTVTVFLQFILPFAIMSVCYILVSIKLNDRAKSKPGSKTSKKEEADRDRKKRTNRMLISMVAVFGISWLPLNAVNIFNDYYETKSEYYTLLFFIAHCIAMSSTCYNPILYAWLNDNFRKEFKLVLPCYKHSLNNGIYNRVYRPNQTFCNGNEAGHRESLLDGTTTRVTEIIPRGPTCNSSIKKPIVKPLTVNNDSVQLSDTVNGHQTTSSTKISSTGVLETPFDIETLIEGSSEPKCRDQPSEL from the coding sequence ATGAATCGAAATATGGTCACGGAAAGCATCATACCTTTAAACAACCTAACGTCATCGTGggaaaattatacgaaatccGAAAATTTCACCGGTAAACTGTTGAATGCCACTCTAAATCTACCAAGCGCAAATGACACACTTGCCAGCAAATTCATCATAAACAATGCATTTGTTCAGGCTTCGTTTAGTGTGTTCTACATTGCAATATTTGTCGTCGGCATCACGGGCAATGTATTGGTGTGCTATGtggtttttcgaaataaagcCATGCACACCGTCACCAACCTTTTCATAACCAATTTGGCTCTATCCGATATTCTTTTATGCTTCCTAGCCGTACCCTTTACACCATTGTACACGTTCCTGGAACGGTGGATTTTTGGCAATTTACTTTGCCACATGGTGCCATTTTCGCAAGGTGTCAGTGTTTACATATCGACCCTCACACTCACTTCGATAGCAATGGATCGATTCGTGGTGATTATCTACCCATTTCGCCATCGCATGAAACTGTCGACCTGTATATCGTTGATAACTAGTATTTGGATAATATCACTAATGTTGACCCTGCCGTACGGACTGTATGTATCGCTAAACAATTACCCGGAATCGccagaattaaattattgcgAGGAGGATTGGCCAGATGAGGTAACGCGTAAGGTTTACGGCACCGTTACCGTTTTCCTGCAATTCATCCTTCCCTTTGCCATTATGTCTGTGTGCTATATACTGGTGTCGATAAAGTTGAACGACCGAGCGAAATCGAAGCCGGGTAGCAAGACTTCGAAGAAGGAAGAGGCGGACAGGGATcgaaaaaaacgaacgaatcGTATGCTAATCTCAATGGTTGCGGTATTTGGTATATCTTGGCTACCGCTCAACGCTGTAAATATCTTCAACGACTACTACGAAACGAAAAGTGAATACTACACACTCCTGTTTTTCATTGCACATTGCATTGCCATGTCATCCACTTGCTACAATCCCATTCTATACGCCTGGCTAAACGACAATTTCCGAAAGGAATTCAAATTGGTGCTACCATGCTACAAACACTCGTTAAACAATGGCATTTACAATCGAGTCTATCGACCGAATCAAACGTTTTGTAACGGAAATGAAGCTGGACATCGTGAATCACTGTTGGACGGTACAACAACCAGAGTGACGGAAATTATTCCGCGTGGACCGACGTGCAATAGCAGCATCAAAAAACCGATTGTAAAGCCATTAACGGTTAACAACGACAGCGTCCAGTTAAGTGATACAGTGAATGGACACCAAACCACTAGCAGTACGAAAATTTCGTCTACCGGCGTCTTGGAAACTCCGTTTGACATCGAGACGCTAATTGAGGGCAGTTCGGAGCCGAAATGTCGTGATCAACCTTCAGAATTATAA